A window of the Proteus terrae subsp. cibarius genome harbors these coding sequences:
- the wecG gene encoding lipopolysaccharide N-acetylmannosaminouronosyltransferase, producing the protein MGSNSIPKYSIRGHNIWGFRDMAHFLDYLYEGAQIKNGSLIAINAEKILTAETDSALNELLNEADYLYADGISVVRGIRRKYPDAAVSRIAGADLWEALMERAGKEGTPVFLVGGKPEILSQTEDKLKAQWNVNIVGSQNGYFTPQDREALFERIKASGAKIVTIAMGSPKQELFIRACREIYPDALYMGVGGTYDVFTGHVKRAPKAWQNLGLEWLYRLLSQPSRIKRQFKLLKFVGYYYSNKL; encoded by the coding sequence ATGGGATCCAATTCAATTCCGAAGTATTCAATCCGCGGACATAATATCTGGGGATTTCGCGATATGGCTCATTTTCTGGATTATCTCTATGAAGGAGCACAAATAAAAAATGGCTCTCTGATTGCCATTAATGCAGAAAAAATTCTCACAGCAGAAACAGACTCAGCACTTAATGAATTACTCAATGAAGCTGATTATCTTTATGCGGATGGTATTAGTGTGGTGCGAGGTATTCGTCGTAAATACCCTGATGCAGCGGTTTCTCGTATTGCTGGTGCGGATTTATGGGAAGCGTTGATGGAAAGAGCGGGTAAAGAGGGAACTCCTGTCTTTCTTGTTGGTGGTAAACCTGAAATTCTTTCTCAAACCGAAGATAAGCTTAAAGCACAGTGGAATGTAAATATTGTAGGTAGCCAGAACGGTTATTTTACGCCACAAGATAGAGAGGCGTTATTTGAGCGTATAAAGGCCTCTGGTGCGAAGATAGTAACTATTGCCATGGGATCACCTAAGCAAGAGTTATTTATTCGTGCATGTCGTGAAATTTACCCTGATGCTTTATACATGGGTGTTGGTGGAACTTATGACGTATTTACAGGCCATGTTAAAAGAGCACCGAAAGCATGGCAAAATCTTGGATTAGAGTGGTTATATCGTTTGTTATCACAACCAAGCCGAATTAAGCGTCAATTTAAGCTGTTAAAATTCGTTGGGTATTACTATTCCAATAAATTGTAA
- the hemY gene encoding protoheme IX biogenesis protein HemY — MLKILLLFVVLIAGIIFGPLLAGHQGYVLIQTDDWDIETSVTSLVIMFVLLQLALLLIGWSYRRFIGTGSKAYSWFSFRKRNRARKQTSMALMKLAEGDFKEVEKLMSRNADYAEQPVVNYLLAAEAAQQRGDEFRVQQHLERAAELADTNQLPVDITRVRILLAQNENHAARTGVDELLNQAPRHPEVLRLAEVAYTRTAAWQALLDIIPSMQKIALHTDDELEQLRQKAYIGIMGQKMSENGCDGLKNWWKAQPRKVHHDNALRVVLAEHLIECNDPETAQTIILDGVKRQYDERLILLLPRLKNTDANVILKVLNSLIKQHGPTPLLNSTLGQIAMQQGQWAQAEEAFRNALKQRPDVHDFAWLADALDKQKKSEESAKVRKDALLMTLKKDSVIFEEPKKSK, encoded by the coding sequence ATGTTAAAAATACTGCTCCTTTTTGTGGTGCTTATTGCCGGCATCATTTTTGGTCCACTCTTGGCAGGCCACCAAGGTTATGTGCTTATACAAACTGATGATTGGGATATTGAAACCAGTGTAACCAGCCTTGTTATTATGTTTGTTTTATTGCAATTAGCACTGTTACTCATTGGTTGGAGCTATCGCCGTTTTATTGGTACAGGGTCAAAAGCATATAGTTGGTTTTCTTTCCGTAAACGTAATCGTGCACGTAAACAAACCAGCATGGCATTAATGAAATTAGCGGAAGGTGATTTTAAAGAAGTTGAAAAACTGATGAGCCGTAATGCAGATTATGCAGAACAGCCCGTTGTAAACTACCTATTAGCCGCTGAAGCCGCACAGCAACGTGGTGATGAATTTCGAGTTCAGCAACACCTTGAACGTGCAGCTGAACTTGCCGATACCAATCAGCTTCCTGTTGATATCACACGAGTGCGTATTTTATTAGCACAAAACGAAAATCATGCAGCACGTACTGGAGTTGATGAATTATTAAATCAAGCACCACGCCATCCTGAAGTGTTACGTCTTGCAGAAGTCGCTTATACACGAACAGCAGCTTGGCAAGCATTGCTTGATATCATTCCTTCTATGCAAAAAATTGCATTACATACGGATGATGAACTAGAGCAATTACGCCAAAAAGCCTATATCGGTATTATGGGACAGAAAATGTCCGAAAATGGCTGTGATGGGTTGAAGAATTGGTGGAAAGCACAACCGCGTAAAGTACATCACGATAATGCATTACGTGTCGTTTTAGCTGAACACCTTATTGAGTGCAACGATCCAGAGACTGCTCAAACGATCATCTTAGACGGCGTTAAACGTCAGTATGATGAACGATTGATCTTACTATTACCTCGTTTAAAAAATACAGATGCCAATGTTATTTTGAAAGTACTCAATTCATTAATTAAACAACATGGGCCAACGCCATTACTCAATAGCACATTAGGTCAGATTGCAATGCAACAAGGACAATGGGCTCAAGCTGAAGAAGCTTTCCGTAATGCGTTAAAGCAACGTCCTGATGTCCATGACTTTGCGTGGCTTGCTGATGCATTAGATAAACAGAAAAAATCTGAAGAGTCTGCGAAAGTACGTAAAGATGCTTTATTAATGACACTGAAAAAAGATTCTGTCATTTTTGAAGAGCCGAAAAAAAGTAAATAA
- the hemX gene encoding uroporphyrinogen-III C-methyltransferase, protein MTEQKNTNDNDLPKDAAKADENVRYQEVKPVNNKRSGLIGSAVAILVILAIGGSLYYYTNQQASKLSVENQSLKSELAQLQQLQNTYQQRFDNIDSMFNSQKQTIDKLQNERQTTERQIQDLQTRFAAISSADVKSWLLAQADFMVKMAGRKLWNDQDVVTAVSLLKGADSSLAEMNDPSLLEIRRAINEDISSLAALTKIDNDGIILQLNQLANQIDNLRLAGLERNGSPMDKNDETISGSLSDWKQNLSKSWKSFMDDFITIRRRDTASVPLLAPNQDVYLRENIRSRLLIASQAVPRHQTETYQQSLEAVSTWVRAYFDTSDPSTTAFLDTVSELEKQPITLAMPSELKSPTLLEKRVEKQIRNLLAQNEYAEPQVAEAQAVEAQDAQPVEAEHNASENVQDAAADSATTDTPVTQQGE, encoded by the coding sequence ATGACGGAACAGAAAAATACGAATGATAATGACTTGCCAAAAGATGCAGCTAAAGCTGATGAGAATGTCCGCTATCAGGAAGTCAAACCTGTTAATAACAAGCGCTCAGGTCTAATTGGAAGTGCTGTTGCTATCCTTGTTATTTTAGCAATCGGTGGTAGCCTTTATTATTACACCAATCAACAAGCATCAAAGCTGAGTGTAGAAAATCAATCACTCAAATCTGAGCTTGCCCAATTACAACAACTCCAAAATACTTATCAACAACGCTTTGACAATATTGATAGCATGTTTAACTCACAAAAACAGACTATCGATAAATTACAAAACGAGCGCCAAACGACAGAGCGTCAAATTCAAGATCTACAAACACGATTTGCTGCTATTTCCAGTGCAGACGTCAAAAGCTGGTTATTAGCTCAAGCCGATTTTATGGTGAAAATGGCTGGTCGTAAGTTATGGAATGATCAAGATGTCGTGACCGCTGTAAGTCTACTAAAAGGTGCTGACAGTAGCTTAGCGGAAATGAACGATCCGAGTTTACTTGAAATCCGTCGTGCTATTAATGAAGATATCAGCAGTTTAGCCGCACTCACCAAAATTGATAATGATGGCATCATCTTACAATTAAACCAGTTAGCGAATCAGATTGATAATCTCCGTTTAGCCGGTTTAGAGCGTAACGGCTCACCAATGGATAAAAACGACGAAACCATTTCAGGTTCACTTTCTGATTGGAAACAAAATCTAAGTAAGAGCTGGAAAAGCTTTATGGATGATTTTATTACCATTCGTCGCCGTGATACCGCATCAGTTCCTTTATTAGCACCTAATCAAGATGTCTATTTACGTGAGAATATCCGTTCACGTTTATTAATTGCTTCTCAAGCCGTGCCTCGTCACCAAACTGAAACTTATCAGCAATCTCTGGAAGCGGTATCCACTTGGGTACGAGCTTATTTTGATACCTCTGATCCAAGTACAACCGCATTTCTAGATACGGTATCTGAATTAGAGAAGCAACCTATTACGCTTGCAATGCCATCAGAATTGAAAAGCCCGACACTGCTAGAGAAACGTGTAGAAAAGCAAATTCGCAATTTACTGGCACAAAATGAGTATGCAGAGCCACAAGTGGCTGAAGCGCAAGCTGTTGAAGCCCAAGATGCCCAACCCGTAGAGGCTGAGCATAATGCATCAGAGAACGTGCAAGATGCTGCGGCTGATAGTGCAACGACTGATACACCAGTAACACAACAAGGAGAATAA
- the hemD gene encoding uroporphyrinogen-III synthase, with protein MSILITRPNPAGEALTQRLIDAGKTAFQAPLIEITAGRELPLLDAKLKGLRAGDCIFLLSKNAVSYANWQLNQLQQSWPDTLSYYGIGQSTAKDFQHLSSLPICYPEQGETSEDLLQLPALNQVKNKRILLLRGNGGRDLLATTLSQRGAIVDECECYQRLFINYSPEDFALQWEKAQVDTLVVTSGEMLQQLFDLVAESKKAWLLNCHLLVVSERLATIAKTLGWETVTVAESANNDALFHALI; from the coding sequence ATGAGTATTTTAATCACTCGCCCCAATCCAGCAGGAGAGGCATTAACTCAGCGCTTAATTGATGCGGGGAAAACAGCCTTTCAAGCACCTTTAATCGAGATCACTGCGGGTCGTGAACTCCCTTTATTAGATGCTAAACTAAAAGGATTAAGAGCGGGTGATTGTATATTTTTACTTTCCAAAAATGCGGTGTCATACGCAAACTGGCAGCTAAATCAATTACAACAATCATGGCCAGATACGCTATCCTATTATGGAATAGGCCAAAGCACAGCGAAAGATTTCCAACATTTAAGCAGTCTTCCAATTTGCTACCCTGAGCAAGGAGAAACCAGTGAAGATCTTCTCCAACTTCCTGCACTTAATCAGGTGAAAAACAAACGAATATTACTGCTTAGAGGTAACGGTGGTCGTGATTTACTCGCAACAACATTGAGTCAACGAGGTGCGATCGTTGATGAATGTGAATGTTACCAACGTCTATTTATTAATTATTCCCCTGAAGACTTTGCGCTTCAATGGGAAAAAGCGCAGGTTGATACGCTTGTTGTCACTAGCGGTGAAATGTTACAACAACTCTTTGATCTGGTCGCTGAATCTAAAAAAGCATGGCTGTTAAACTGCCATTTACTTGTGGTCAGTGAACGATTAGCAACAATAGCAAAAACATTAGGGTGGGAAACCGTCACCGTTGCTGAAAGTGCCAATAATGATGCTTTATTTCATGCATTAATATAG
- the hemC gene encoding hydroxymethylbilane synthase has protein sequence MSKSTIRIATRQSPLAMWQALYVKEQLQLTHPGLVVELVPMVTKGDIILDTPLAKVGGKGLFVKELELALLESRADIAVHSMKDVPIDFPEGLGLVTICEREDPRDAFVSNHYNSLDELPAGSIVGTSSLRRQCQLKAQRPDLIIRDLRGNVGTRLGKLDNGDYDAIILAVAGLKRLGLNERIRTPLSAEQSLPAVGQGAVGIECRLDDNETRQLLDALNHTRTAVCVKSERAMNTRLEGGCQVPIGSYAIWQDDKIWLRALVGSPDGETILRGERLVTPEEAETAGISLAEELLDKGARAILTAVYQGSTPA, from the coding sequence ATGTCAAAAAGTACCATCCGTATTGCTACCCGCCAAAGCCCTCTTGCTATGTGGCAGGCACTTTATGTGAAAGAACAACTACAACTTACTCATCCAGGTTTAGTCGTCGAATTAGTACCGATGGTCACTAAAGGTGACATCATTCTAGATACACCTTTAGCTAAAGTAGGTGGTAAAGGACTATTCGTAAAAGAATTAGAACTTGCTCTACTTGAATCGCGGGCAGATATTGCCGTTCACTCTATGAAAGATGTTCCTATTGATTTTCCAGAAGGTTTAGGGTTAGTTACTATTTGTGAACGCGAAGATCCCCGTGATGCTTTTGTCTCTAATCATTATAATTCTTTAGACGAACTGCCAGCAGGTAGCATTGTAGGTACATCCAGTTTACGCCGCCAATGCCAATTAAAAGCACAACGCCCAGATCTAATTATTCGTGATTTGCGAGGCAATGTAGGTACTCGCTTAGGAAAATTAGATAATGGCGATTACGATGCCATTATTCTTGCTGTTGCTGGCTTAAAGCGCCTAGGTCTTAACGAGCGTATTCGTACACCATTATCTGCAGAGCAATCCTTACCCGCGGTTGGACAAGGAGCTGTTGGTATTGAGTGTCGCTTAGATGACAATGAAACTCGCCAGCTATTAGATGCTCTCAATCACACACGCACCGCAGTTTGCGTTAAATCGGAGCGTGCAATGAATACTCGTCTTGAAGGCGGTTGCCAAGTTCCTATTGGAAGCTATGCCATTTGGCAAGATGACAAAATTTGGTTACGTGCTTTAGTCGGTTCTCCTGATGGTGAAACTATTTTGCGTGGCGAACGTTTAGTTACCCCAGAAGAGGCAGAAACTGCGGGTATCTCATTGGCTGAAGAGCTTTTAGATAAAGGTGCGCGAGCTATTTTAACCGCCGTGTATCAAGGTAGCACACCTGCATGA
- a CDS encoding class I adenylate cyclase yields MYLYIETLKQRLDAINQLRLERAFASMCDVFKQVYGLIPVLLHYHHPELPGYIQGNVPHGTCFFEPDDMQRQWANKLVNALCDNPMDGYANGELPITGIYSMGSTSSIGQSHCSDIDIWVCHQSWLDQGERALLQRKCQLIEQWAGELGIDVTFFLIDENRFRHHASGSLGGEDCGSTQHILLLDEFYRTAVRLAGKRLLWTMVPIEEEHHYDEYVNSLYAQGVLTPNEWLDLGGLGELSAEEYFGASLWQLYKSVDSPYKAVLKSILLEAYSADYPNGKLLALEMKQHLHRGEIVNYGLDAYCMMLERVTRYLVSINDLTRLDLIRRCFYLKVCEKLSNEKTQNEPEGWRRQVLSQLVTQWQWDNERLTVLDTRDSWKIERVRDAHNELLDTMMQSYRNLIRFARRNNLSVSASPQDIGVLTRKLYAAFEALPGKVTLVNPQISPDLSESHLTFIYVPQGRANRSGWYLYNRAPDFENIVGHQPLEYNRYLNKLVAWSYFNGLLTKESRVYIHQGESSCDEIKLHELVRDMSSHFPIRLPAPTPKALYSPCEIRHLAIIVNLETDPTESFSDQVVHFDFRKLDVFSFGEKEQCLIGSIDLLYRNSWNEVRTLHFSGTQSMLESLKTILGKMHQDAAPPASVEVFCYSQHLRGLIRTRVQQLVSECIELRLSTNRLEPGRFKALRIAGQTWGLFFERLNVSVQKLENAIEFYGAISYNKLHGLPVKLDKDARYLPAVIDGFACEGIIQFFFETTEDNNVFNIYILDEANRVEIYSHCEGSKEELVKDVSRFYSSSHDRFTYGSSFINFNLPQFYQIVKVEGSTQVLPFAGGSFGKLSDLGSKEAQPEMNVIAHGFTDYKAVQHS; encoded by the coding sequence TTGTATCTTTATATTGAAACACTGAAGCAACGGCTGGATGCGATTAATCAACTCAGACTGGAACGAGCATTTGCATCGATGTGTGATGTTTTTAAACAGGTCTATGGTTTAATTCCTGTTTTATTACATTACCACCATCCTGAGTTGCCCGGCTACATACAAGGAAATGTTCCTCACGGTACATGTTTCTTTGAACCTGATGACATGCAACGTCAATGGGCGAATAAGCTGGTTAACGCATTATGTGATAATCCGATGGATGGATACGCCAATGGAGAGTTGCCAATTACTGGTATCTATTCAATGGGGAGTACTTCTTCTATTGGTCAAAGTCACTGCTCTGATATTGATATTTGGGTCTGCCATCAATCATGGCTAGATCAAGGTGAACGTGCACTTTTACAACGCAAATGCCAATTAATTGAGCAATGGGCTGGCGAACTTGGTATTGATGTTACGTTTTTCTTAATTGATGAAAATAGATTTCGTCATCATGCAAGCGGTAGCTTAGGTGGAGAAGATTGTGGCTCTACCCAACATATTCTTTTACTTGATGAGTTTTATCGTACAGCGGTACGTCTAGCAGGCAAGCGCTTACTATGGACGATGGTGCCTATTGAAGAAGAGCATCATTATGACGAATATGTTAACTCCCTTTATGCTCAAGGTGTCTTAACGCCAAATGAATGGCTAGATCTAGGGGGGTTAGGTGAACTTTCTGCTGAAGAGTATTTTGGCGCAAGTTTATGGCAACTCTATAAAAGTGTCGATTCGCCTTATAAAGCGGTACTAAAAAGTATTTTATTAGAAGCCTATTCAGCGGATTATCCTAATGGAAAATTGCTGGCATTAGAAATGAAGCAACATCTACATCGTGGCGAAATCGTCAATTACGGTTTAGATGCTTATTGTATGATGCTTGAGCGTGTCACTCGCTATTTGGTTTCTATCAATGATTTAACTCGCCTTGATCTTATCCGTCGTTGCTTCTATCTGAAAGTGTGTGAAAAATTATCTAACGAAAAAACACAAAACGAGCCAGAAGGCTGGAGACGACAAGTCTTATCGCAATTGGTTACTCAATGGCAATGGGATAATGAACGCTTAACCGTACTTGATACGCGTGATAGTTGGAAAATCGAGCGAGTGCGCGATGCACACAATGAATTATTAGATACGATGATGCAAAGCTATCGTAATCTTATTCGTTTTGCACGTCGTAATAATTTAAGTGTTAGCGCAAGTCCACAAGATATTGGTGTCTTAACTCGCAAACTTTACGCTGCGTTTGAGGCATTACCCGGTAAAGTTACACTGGTTAATCCACAGATATCACCTGATTTATCAGAGTCACATTTAACCTTTATTTATGTGCCACAAGGTCGAGCAAATCGTAGCGGATGGTATCTATATAATCGTGCCCCTGATTTTGAAAATATCGTTGGACATCAACCATTAGAATATAACCGCTATTTAAATAAATTAGTGGCATGGTCTTACTTTAATGGGTTGTTAACGAAAGAGTCTCGAGTTTATATTCATCAAGGAGAATCCTCTTGTGATGAAATTAAACTGCATGAATTAGTTAGGGATATGTCGAGCCATTTCCCAATTCGTTTACCTGCACCAACACCGAAAGCACTGTATAGCCCTTGTGAAATTCGACATCTCGCGATTATTGTTAATTTGGAAACTGACCCAACAGAGAGTTTTTCTGATCAAGTGGTTCACTTTGATTTTAGAAAACTCGATGTCTTTAGTTTCGGTGAAAAAGAGCAGTGTCTTATTGGTAGCATTGATTTGTTGTATCGTAACTCTTGGAATGAGGTCAGAACTCTCCATTTCAGTGGTACACAATCTATGTTGGAATCGCTAAAAACGATTTTAGGTAAAATGCACCAAGATGCGGCTCCACCTGCTTCTGTTGAAGTATTTTGTTATAGCCAACATTTGCGGGGTTTAATTCGTACTCGTGTCCAGCAGTTAGTCTCGGAATGTATTGAATTGCGGTTATCAACAAATCGTTTAGAGCCAGGACGTTTTAAAGCTTTACGTATTGCTGGGCAAACGTGGGGATTGTTTTTTGAACGCCTCAATGTGTCGGTACAAAAATTAGAAAATGCGATCGAGTTTTATGGTGCAATTTCATATAACAAACTTCATGGATTGCCGGTTAAATTAGATAAAGATGCTCGCTATTTACCTGCGGTGATTGATGGTTTTGCTTGCGAAGGGATTATTCAATTTTTCTTTGAAACCACAGAAGATAATAATGTCTTTAATATCTATATCTTAGATGAAGCAAATCGCGTTGAAATTTATTCCCATTGTGAGGGAAGTAAAGAAGAGTTAGTGAAAGATGTTAGCCGTTTCTACTCTTCATCTCATGACCGATTCACATACGGCTCAAGCTTTATTAATTTTAATCTGCCACAGTTTTATCAAATTGTGAAAGTGGAAGGATCAACACAAGTGTTACCTTTTGCGGGTGGATCCTTTGGTAAATTATCCGATCTGGGTAGTAAAGAAGCCCAACCTGAGATGAATGTTATTGCCCACGGATTTACAGATTACAAAGCGGTGCAACACTCTTAA
- the cyaY gene encoding iron donor protein CyaY, with protein MNDSEFHQLADELLSEIEQTIDNYEGDADIDCEINGGVMTLTFENNSKIIINRQEAFHQVWLATRSGGYHFDWKDEQWICDRSGGEFLTMLAQAIAEQSGEAFSF; from the coding sequence ATGAACGACAGTGAATTTCACCAATTAGCTGACGAACTCTTGTCAGAAATAGAACAAACTATTGATAATTATGAAGGTGACGCAGATATTGATTGTGAAATCAATGGCGGTGTAATGACATTAACCTTTGAAAATAATAGCAAAATTATTATTAATCGTCAGGAAGCGTTTCATCAAGTTTGGTTAGCGACACGCTCTGGTGGATATCACTTTGATTGGAAAGATGAACAATGGATTTGTGATAGAAGTGGCGGTGAATTTTTAACCATGCTAGCGCAAGCGATAGCAGAACAAAGTGGGGAAGCGTTTTCTTTCTAA
- the lptM gene encoding LPS translocon maturation chaperone LptM: MKTYLRCTLAIITLISLSGCGLKGPLYFPPEDTQAKMTQSSQPTQQVESVSTQTN; encoded by the coding sequence ATGAAAACGTATTTACGTTGCACTCTTGCTATAATAACACTGATTTCTCTTTCTGGTTGTGGCTTGAAAGGCCCTCTTTATTTCCCTCCTGAAGATACTCAGGCAAAAATGACACAGTCATCCCAGCCAACCCAGCAAGTTGAGAGCGTCTCAACTCAGACCAATTAG
- the dapF gene encoding diaminopimelate epimerase: protein MQFSKMHGLGNDFMVVDAVTQNVYFSPELICRLADRHTGVGFDQLLVVEAPYDPELDFHYRIFNADGSEVAQCGNGARCFARFVRLKGLTNKREIKVSTQSGRMTLNVMDNDDVCVNMGEPEFEPQKIPFRAQKAEKTYIIRAMERTVLCGVVSMGNPHCVIQVEDIKTAEVELLGPVLEQHERFPERANIGFMQIVDRSNLHLRVFERGAGETKACGSGACAAVAIGISQGLLDKRVKVTLPGGSLLIEWKGEGNSLYMTGPATHIYDGIIQL from the coding sequence ATGCAATTTTCAAAAATGCATGGTCTTGGCAACGACTTTATGGTGGTCGATGCTGTGACTCAAAATGTTTATTTTTCACCAGAATTAATCTGTCGATTAGCAGATCGCCATACTGGTGTTGGGTTTGATCAATTGTTGGTGGTTGAAGCACCTTATGATCCCGAACTCGATTTCCATTATCGCATTTTTAATGCAGATGGAAGTGAAGTTGCACAGTGCGGTAATGGTGCTCGTTGCTTTGCTCGATTTGTGAGATTAAAAGGCCTTACAAACAAAAGAGAGATAAAAGTCAGTACACAGTCTGGCAGAATGACTTTGAATGTTATGGACAATGACGATGTGTGCGTCAATATGGGCGAACCTGAGTTCGAACCTCAAAAAATCCCTTTCCGTGCACAAAAGGCAGAAAAGACCTATATTATCAGGGCAATGGAACGCACTGTATTGTGCGGTGTCGTTTCAATGGGAAATCCTCATTGCGTTATTCAGGTTGAGGATATTAAAACAGCAGAAGTTGAGTTGTTAGGGCCAGTGTTAGAGCAACATGAACGGTTCCCTGAACGTGCTAATATTGGTTTTATGCAAATCGTAGACAGAAGTAACCTTCATTTACGGGTGTTTGAACGTGGTGCTGGCGAAACGAAAGCTTGTGGTAGCGGGGCTTGTGCAGCAGTTGCAATTGGTATTTCACAAGGTTTATTAGATAAACGAGTGAAGGTAACTTTACCGGGTGGATCGTTGCTAATTGAATGGAAAGGAGAGGGTAACTCTCTTTATATGACTGGGCCTGCGACGCATATTTATGATGGGATCATTCAGCTATAA
- a CDS encoding DUF484 domain-containing protein: protein MTDKNEQFCCPETNELNDQQVIRYLREHPGFFIRNASYIEQMQVPHPVRGTVSLVEWIMSRQRNRIHYLEEDMRLLIEQASENEALFSQLLLLISELSNSASLHEMLERLNLWAKGLGLYSVQLRLFTDRWQLQPPLDAQDLPLSRQAFEHFRIQRMGDDNHYLGTLNGQEIMLLMPNVRRSGSVALSLLGHYGDLGVIIFNSRDNQHFQEGMGTVMLDKLAHILPELLLRWVARQ from the coding sequence ATGACGGATAAAAATGAGCAGTTCTGTTGCCCTGAAACAAACGAACTTAATGATCAACAAGTGATCCGTTACCTCAGGGAGCATCCTGGCTTTTTTATCCGTAATGCAAGTTATATTGAGCAAATGCAAGTTCCTCATCCCGTCAGAGGAACCGTTTCTTTAGTCGAATGGATAATGTCGCGCCAGCGTAACCGCATCCATTATCTTGAAGAAGATATGCGTTTGTTGATAGAACAAGCCTCTGAAAATGAAGCACTGTTTAGCCAACTCTTATTATTAATTTCTGAACTATCCAACAGTGCTTCTCTTCACGAAATGCTAGAACGCTTAAACCTGTGGGCTAAGGGATTAGGGCTTTATTCAGTTCAATTACGCCTATTTACCGATCGCTGGCAATTACAGCCACCTTTGGATGCACAAGACCTACCATTATCTCGCCAAGCGTTTGAACATTTTCGCATTCAGCGTATGGGCGATGATAATCACTATTTAGGTACATTAAACGGGCAAGAGATCATGTTATTGATGCCTAATGTACGACGCTCAGGTTCTGTTGCACTCTCATTGCTAGGGCATTATGGTGATTTGGGGGTGATTATTTTTAATAGCCGAGATAACCAACACTTTCAGGAAGGAATGGGAACTGTAATGCTTGATAAGCTCGCTCATATTTTACCAGAATTGTTACTTCGTTGGGTTGCAAGGCAATGA
- the xerC gene encoding tyrosine recombinase XerC has translation MNQPIDIPETLSVSIEQFLRYIQVERRLSPVTVENYHRQLTALAQMMIAMKITQWVSLESQHVRMLLAKSHRSGLQPTSLALRFSALRSFLDWQVAQGMLEVNPAKGIRTPKSGRHLPKNMDVDEVSQLMNIDLKDPLSVRDRTMLEVMYGAGLRLSELTNLNMSDIDMNEGEVRVLGKGSKERKVPLGRKAIEWLQNWFPMRELYAPEDKAVFISTQSGKRLSVRSVQKRFELWGIKQGLSSHVNPHKLRHSFATHLLESSGDLRAVQELLGHANLSTTQVYTHLDFQHLAKVYDAAHPRAKREKS, from the coding sequence ATGAACCAGCCAATAGACATTCCAGAAACACTCTCTGTCTCTATCGAACAATTCCTGCGTTATATTCAAGTTGAACGCCGATTAAGTCCTGTCACCGTAGAAAATTATCATCGACAACTAACTGCATTAGCGCAAATGATGATAGCGATGAAAATCACACAATGGGTATCACTTGAAAGCCAACATGTACGTATGTTACTAGCGAAAAGTCATCGTAGTGGGTTACAACCGACTAGTCTTGCTTTGCGCTTTTCGGCGTTACGTAGCTTTCTTGATTGGCAAGTGGCACAGGGAATGTTAGAGGTTAATCCAGCAAAAGGTATTCGCACACCTAAATCTGGTCGTCATCTTCCTAAAAATATGGATGTCGATGAAGTTAGCCAATTGATGAATATCGACTTAAAAGATCCTCTTTCTGTTAGAGATAGAACCATGCTGGAAGTGATGTATGGTGCAGGATTGCGTCTATCAGAATTGACTAACTTAAACATGAGCGATATCGACATGAATGAAGGTGAGGTTCGTGTTTTAGGTAAAGGAAGTAAAGAACGAAAAGTACCGTTAGGAAGAAAAGCGATAGAGTGGTTACAGAATTGGTTTCCGATGCGAGAGCTCTATGCACCTGAGGATAAAGCTGTCTTTATCTCAACCCAAAGCGGTAAGCGTTTATCTGTGCGCAGTGTACAAAAACGGTTTGAACTTTGGGGTATTAAACAAGGACTAAGTAGCCATGTAAATCCTCATAAATTACGTCACTCGTTTGCTACGCATTTATTGGAATCGAGTGGTGATTTACGTGCTGTACAAGAATTATTAGGGCACGCTAATTTATCGACCACGCAAGTCTATACCCACTTAGATTTTCAGCATTTAGCGAAAGTCTATGATGCTGCTCATCCGAGAGCTAAGAGAGAAAAATCATAA